In Tessaracoccus flavus, the following are encoded in one genomic region:
- a CDS encoding glycosyltransferase, whose protein sequence is MRILMLVATTVATDTRVLREARTLVGAGHEVHIIGRSVPDTFQPDPGITVSSIGTSSVFRPEGGQSLAGRKLSPPMKLARWALLPQHRRSAFGRWADGALADSRGRQFDAVHAHDFTALEAGATLADERGVPLVYDSHELWTGLPREYRPTPLQDRRERRVEQRLGSRADAVITVGDGVAGALRDQYGWDHVTVVRNTFPLNPGKPDVPDEPTGFVYAGRVAAFRELEAIAAASHLVDLPVTIVGPADDTWLGTFDPGRATVLPALPLDEASRLMQANGISLVTHSDRWANHRLAQPNKLFHAVGLGLPVVATDTGELAKVVREHDLGALYPPGDAAGLAGAMRRVVHDFQRYACNVEAAREALSWDADAARLVAVYARLFSGAAGTRGEG, encoded by the coding sequence ATGCGGATCCTGATGCTGGTGGCCACGACGGTCGCCACGGACACCCGGGTACTGCGCGAGGCTCGGACCCTCGTCGGCGCCGGCCACGAGGTGCACATCATCGGTCGCTCGGTGCCGGACACGTTCCAGCCGGACCCCGGCATCACGGTCAGCTCGATCGGCACCTCCTCGGTGTTCCGCCCCGAGGGTGGACAGTCGCTGGCGGGCCGGAAGCTCTCGCCCCCGATGAAGCTCGCGCGCTGGGCGCTGCTGCCGCAGCACCGCCGCTCCGCGTTCGGGCGGTGGGCCGACGGCGCTCTGGCCGATTCCCGCGGCCGCCAGTTCGACGCGGTCCACGCGCACGACTTCACCGCGCTCGAGGCCGGCGCCACCCTTGCCGACGAGCGGGGCGTCCCGCTCGTCTACGACTCCCACGAGCTCTGGACCGGCCTGCCGCGCGAGTACCGGCCGACGCCGCTGCAGGACCGCCGCGAGCGCCGCGTCGAGCAGCGGCTGGGCTCGCGGGCCGACGCCGTGATCACCGTCGGCGACGGAGTCGCGGGCGCGCTGCGCGACCAGTACGGCTGGGACCACGTCACCGTCGTGCGCAACACCTTCCCTCTCAACCCCGGCAAGCCCGACGTCCCCGACGAGCCCACCGGCTTCGTGTACGCCGGACGCGTGGCGGCCTTCCGCGAACTTGAGGCCATTGCGGCGGCCAGCCACCTCGTCGACCTGCCCGTCACCATCGTCGGACCGGCCGACGATACGTGGCTGGGCACGTTCGACCCGGGCCGCGCCACGGTGCTGCCGGCGCTGCCGCTGGACGAGGCGTCGCGCCTCATGCAGGCCAACGGGATCTCACTGGTGACCCACTCCGACCGCTGGGCCAACCACCGGCTGGCTCAGCCCAACAAGCTGTTCCACGCCGTCGGTCTCGGTCTGCCGGTGGTTGCCACCGACACCGGCGAGCTGGCGAAGGTGGTGCGCGAGCACGACCTGGGGGCGCTGTACCCGCCCGGGGACGCGGCGGGGCTGGCCGGCGCGATGCGCAGGGTCGTTCACGATTTCCAGCGGTACGCGTGTAATGTCGAGGCCGCGCGCGAGGCACTCAGCTGGGACGCCGACGCCGCCCGCCTCGTGGCGGTCTATGCACGTCTGTTCTCCGGCGCCGCCGGGACTCGGGGAGAAGGTTAA
- a CDS encoding glycosyltransferase family protein: protein MLITIDPDTSLTAWLRPGRWVADVHEDYRELLRDRSWVPAPLLRVLRAAVSALNWMISRADLVLVADDHVPPMAPRRYVMRNEPDVTVLPAMPAHTSERSAPFTAIYIGDNRESRGLKTMVEAVAGTADDEGFWRLDLVGPVAAGDREWFEERMSRPDARHVTFHDRLPPGEAWRIAERADVGLCLLADTPAFRDAMPSKVYEYLAMGLPTLATPLPRVQALLDEVGAGMIVGSATAATDALRRFATDDAERARLVANARAAGQALRDKPSTYDEAARRIAALCTSPSPGSGPSLDPL from the coding sequence GTGCTCATCACGATCGATCCGGACACGTCACTGACGGCGTGGCTCAGGCCCGGACGGTGGGTGGCGGACGTCCACGAGGACTACCGCGAGCTGCTGCGCGACCGCTCGTGGGTGCCTGCACCGCTGCTGAGGGTGCTGCGGGCGGCGGTCTCGGCGCTCAACTGGATGATCTCGCGTGCCGACCTGGTGCTGGTGGCCGACGACCACGTCCCACCCATGGCTCCGCGCCGCTACGTGATGCGCAACGAGCCCGACGTCACCGTGCTCCCTGCGATGCCGGCACACACGTCGGAGCGCTCCGCGCCGTTCACCGCGATCTACATCGGCGACAACCGGGAGAGCCGCGGACTGAAGACGATGGTGGAGGCCGTCGCCGGCACCGCCGACGACGAGGGATTCTGGCGGCTTGACCTCGTTGGTCCCGTCGCAGCCGGCGACCGAGAGTGGTTCGAGGAGCGGATGTCGCGCCCCGACGCGCGCCACGTCACGTTCCACGACCGTCTCCCGCCCGGCGAGGCGTGGCGCATCGCCGAGCGCGCCGACGTCGGCCTCTGCCTGCTGGCCGACACCCCGGCCTTCCGCGACGCGATGCCGTCGAAGGTCTACGAGTACCTCGCGATGGGCCTACCGACGCTGGCCACGCCGCTCCCGCGCGTCCAGGCGCTCCTCGACGAGGTGGGCGCGGGCATGATCGTCGGCAGTGCCACCGCCGCCACGGACGCCCTGCGCCGCTTCGCCACCGACGACGCCGAGCGCGCCCGGCTGGTCGCCAACGCCCGCGCCGCCGGCCAGGCGCTCCGCGACAAGCCGAGCACCTACGACGAGGCCGCCCGCCGGATCGCCGCCCTCTGCACGTCTCCCTCGCCTGGAAGTGGACCCTCTCTTGACCCACTCTGA
- a CDS encoding helix-turn-helix domain-containing protein, with amino-acid sequence MQTRTAHASGEQATPRPELDRLLGTVRADDVAPPTLEEMAASAHFSRFHLSRLLREHLGFPLRDFLAALRVERGIEALVAGHDVIRSQVEAGHESASSFSRSFARHTGMAPSRYRDQLRFLAAYLIRHMDSTDPLVAVHRNFPEVSHPQQVQLRISVDGAQAGSALFVALNSSLILQGAPNLGVALLGTRGYTVSEIPDGTYYAMVVEVPRSAGMRAYFQMDRNRRQLRREPITFPLSEPTEIVLTLRDLVPTDPPITPNLPKLFFEGALSSVTVEASNSGQESVGGRS; translated from the coding sequence GTGCAGACTCGCACCGCTCACGCCAGCGGAGAACAGGCAACCCCCCGCCCCGAACTGGACCGCCTCCTCGGCACGGTCCGAGCCGACGATGTCGCGCCACCGACGCTCGAGGAGATGGCGGCCAGCGCGCACTTCAGCCGGTTCCACCTCTCGCGACTGCTCCGTGAGCATCTCGGCTTTCCGCTTCGCGACTTCCTCGCCGCGCTCCGAGTCGAGCGGGGCATCGAGGCGCTGGTGGCCGGCCACGACGTCATCCGGTCGCAGGTGGAGGCGGGGCACGAGTCGGCCTCCAGTTTCAGCCGCTCGTTCGCCCGGCACACCGGGATGGCGCCGTCGCGATACCGCGATCAGCTTCGGTTCCTGGCCGCCTACCTCATCCGGCACATGGACAGCACCGACCCGCTCGTCGCCGTCCACCGGAACTTCCCGGAGGTCTCCCATCCCCAACAGGTTCAGCTGCGGATCAGCGTCGACGGCGCGCAGGCGGGCAGCGCCCTGTTCGTGGCGCTGAACTCGAGCCTGATCCTCCAAGGAGCCCCGAACCTGGGGGTGGCCCTGCTCGGGACCCGCGGGTACACCGTCTCCGAGATCCCCGACGGTACGTACTACGCGATGGTGGTGGAGGTGCCGCGCTCGGCGGGGATGCGCGCCTATTTCCAGATGGACCGCAACCGTCGACAGCTCCGCCGCGAGCCCATCACGTTTCCGCTCAGCGAGCCCACCGAGATCGTCCTGACGCTGCGGGATCTTGTGCCGACCGACCCGCCGATCACCCCCAACCTGCCCAAGCTCTTCTTCGAGGGGGCCCTCAGCAGCGTCACTGTGGAGGCCAGCAACTCAGGACAAGAATCTGTCGGTGGCCGATCCTAG
- a CDS encoding VOC family protein produces the protein MATLATYIAYEGVGSTKTAFEHYRDIFGGELKVLTYGDVPPMEGMPFTPDPNSVAHATLELPGGTIAGGDAMPGESYVVKDTVYSMLYTLDDVEEARGYIQKMVDGGGSINMPFEPAPWGGHYGQVFDKFGVMWSFDVGGTDQPQE, from the coding sequence ATGGCCACTCTCGCCACCTACATCGCCTACGAGGGCGTCGGCAGCACGAAGACCGCGTTCGAGCACTACCGAGACATCTTCGGCGGCGAGCTCAAGGTGCTCACCTACGGCGACGTGCCGCCGATGGAGGGCATGCCCTTCACCCCTGATCCCAACTCTGTGGCCCACGCCACCCTGGAGCTCCCGGGCGGAACCATCGCCGGCGGCGACGCCATGCCGGGGGAGAGCTACGTGGTGAAGGACACCGTCTACTCGATGCTCTACACCCTCGACGACGTCGAGGAGGCCCGCGGCTACATCCAGAAGATGGTCGACGGCGGGGGCTCCATCAACATGCCCTTCGAGCCCGCCCCCTGGGGCGGCCACTACGGGCAGGTCTTCGACAAGTTCGGCGTCATGTGGTCGTTCGACGTCGGCGGCACCGACCAGCCCCAGGAGTGA
- a CDS encoding glycosyltransferase family 4 protein: MTQPHAVIALPNNIEIDARAHRNALALLAAGYRVTMVGYGTGLPNRGQIAGIPYHLCQARPKPGAPAAPGSKPPLLSRVVRKGFQVAFKRRPPQQVARAVALVEETAASAARAANRRVVQPARDVVSKARDKVEEVAPAPEPADPNAPFDWRTALPIVPTMIDAMSATVGRLDPDVIVTDVHLLPLGVKIAELQAAKGKKMGLVYDAREYVYGLASDDPNITKGFPALEAEFMDRVDATVTVCEPIADFLQRRYDLAVTPPLVPNAPIGNLPDAGRPMTIRDFLDVGDAPLLVYAGGLSYHRGVHDVVVALADLPGVHLAIGARRGSSYTQELEQLARQHGVSDRMHFVPFAPTHEVAEYLASATAAIFPFLPVGNHVWAAPNKYFESVQARLPILTSNMEWLSERVARLGIGEVFEHSNPASIVRQTGKLLSNLEQYRARITDELIAEHTFEHFQETVQDVAKAVTTPELLAGLEPSDLTSHLTEIRRDMLRRRAGLADSDLFAKRPWLRIGCTNTGGQPLLWAGALMRRHPEAIAESVWLHREQPFTFPVDETITYHQWISPAWQKQLDAKLRDRVTHVLTESGRPVLGAKFGKFFYDEVDYFRNAGITQGLLFHGSDIRNPRWHAAAEPDSPFSDPEEELTAVLQKQVDDLTPHVLAFEGPKFVTTNDLVDYLPDATWLPVVVDTVEWSNAEQPMAHAGLPVVFHTPSRRSLKGSDVVDQIARDLEEEGRIRYVGRSALSRDEMRAEMLAADIVIDQLKLGDYGITAVEAMSGGRVVIGHVADRVRERIDGDVPIVEASAENLRDVLLDLIGRPDRAAELADAGRAYVARWHDGSHSAQVLAEFMGL, encoded by the coding sequence ATGACCCAGCCGCACGCCGTGATAGCGCTGCCCAACAACATCGAGATCGATGCGCGCGCGCACCGCAACGCGCTGGCCCTGCTCGCGGCCGGATATCGCGTCACCATGGTGGGCTACGGCACGGGTCTGCCGAACCGTGGCCAGATCGCCGGCATTCCGTACCACCTGTGCCAGGCCAGGCCCAAGCCTGGGGCCCCGGCCGCGCCCGGCAGCAAACCGCCGCTCCTCTCGAGGGTCGTGCGCAAGGGCTTCCAGGTGGCCTTCAAGCGGCGCCCGCCGCAGCAGGTCGCGCGCGCCGTCGCCCTCGTTGAAGAGACCGCCGCGTCTGCCGCGCGGGCCGCGAACCGCCGGGTCGTGCAGCCCGCGCGCGACGTCGTCTCCAAGGCCCGTGACAAGGTCGAGGAGGTCGCCCCCGCTCCCGAGCCCGCCGACCCCAACGCGCCGTTCGACTGGCGCACCGCGCTGCCGATCGTGCCCACGATGATCGACGCGATGAGCGCCACGGTCGGCCGCCTCGACCCCGACGTCATCGTCACCGACGTCCACCTCCTGCCGCTGGGCGTGAAGATCGCCGAGCTTCAGGCGGCCAAGGGCAAGAAGATGGGTCTGGTCTACGACGCGCGCGAGTACGTCTACGGTCTGGCCAGCGACGACCCCAACATCACGAAGGGCTTCCCGGCCCTGGAGGCCGAGTTCATGGACCGGGTGGACGCCACCGTCACCGTCTGTGAGCCGATCGCCGACTTCCTCCAGCGTCGCTATGACCTCGCGGTGACCCCGCCGCTGGTGCCCAACGCACCCATCGGGAACCTCCCCGACGCCGGACGCCCGATGACCATCCGCGACTTCCTCGACGTCGGCGATGCGCCGCTGCTCGTCTACGCCGGCGGGCTCAGCTACCACCGCGGTGTGCACGACGTCGTGGTGGCCCTGGCCGACCTCCCGGGAGTCCACCTCGCCATCGGCGCGCGACGAGGCAGCTCCTACACCCAGGAGCTCGAGCAACTCGCCAGGCAGCACGGCGTCAGCGACCGCATGCACTTCGTGCCGTTCGCCCCCACCCACGAGGTGGCGGAGTACCTGGCGTCGGCGACGGCGGCGATCTTCCCCTTCCTGCCGGTCGGCAACCACGTCTGGGCTGCGCCGAACAAGTACTTCGAGTCCGTCCAGGCCCGTCTGCCCATCCTCACCTCCAACATGGAGTGGCTCTCGGAACGGGTCGCGCGGCTCGGCATCGGCGAGGTCTTCGAGCACTCCAACCCTGCGTCGATCGTCCGGCAGACGGGCAAGCTGCTCAGCAACCTGGAGCAGTACCGCGCCAGGATCACCGACGAGCTGATCGCCGAGCACACCTTCGAGCACTTCCAGGAGACGGTGCAGGACGTCGCGAAGGCCGTCACCACTCCCGAGCTTCTCGCCGGGCTGGAGCCCAGCGACCTCACCAGCCACCTCACGGAGATCCGCCGCGACATGCTGCGGCGCCGCGCCGGGCTGGCCGACTCCGACCTGTTCGCGAAGCGTCCGTGGCTGCGCATCGGCTGCACCAACACCGGCGGCCAGCCGCTGCTGTGGGCAGGTGCGCTCATGCGCCGCCACCCGGAGGCGATCGCCGAGTCCGTGTGGCTCCATCGGGAGCAGCCGTTCACGTTCCCCGTCGACGAGACGATCACCTATCACCAGTGGATCTCTCCGGCCTGGCAGAAGCAGCTCGACGCCAAGCTCCGCGACCGCGTGACTCACGTGCTGACCGAGTCGGGGCGCCCCGTCCTTGGCGCGAAGTTCGGCAAGTTCTTCTACGACGAGGTCGACTACTTCCGCAACGCGGGCATCACGCAGGGGCTGCTGTTCCACGGCTCGGACATCCGCAACCCCCGCTGGCACGCCGCCGCGGAACCCGACTCGCCGTTCAGCGATCCGGAAGAGGAGCTGACGGCGGTCCTGCAGAAGCAGGTCGACGACCTGACCCCGCACGTGCTGGCCTTCGAGGGGCCGAAATTCGTCACCACCAACGACCTGGTGGACTACCTGCCCGATGCCACGTGGCTGCCGGTGGTCGTCGATACCGTCGAGTGGTCCAACGCGGAGCAGCCGATGGCGCACGCAGGGCTTCCGGTCGTGTTCCACACGCCGTCGCGCCGCTCTCTCAAGGGCTCCGACGTCGTCGATCAGATCGCCAGGGATCTCGAGGAGGAGGGGCGCATCCGCTACGTCGGCCGTTCGGCGCTCTCCCGCGACGAGATGCGCGCCGAGATGCTCGCGGCCGACATCGTCATCGACCAGCTGAAGCTGGGCGACTACGGCATCACCGCGGTGGAAGCGATGTCGGGTGGCCGGGTCGTCATCGGTCACGTGGCCGACCGGGTGCGCGAGCGCATCGACGGCGATGTCCCGATCGTCGAGGCGTCCGCCGAGAACCTCCGCGACGTGCTGCTGGACCTCATCGGCCGACCCGACCGGGCCGCCGAGCTGGCCGACGCCGGGCGCGCCTACGTGGCCCGCTGGCACGACGGCTCGCACAGCGCGCAGGTGCTGGCCGAGTTCATGGGTCTGTAG
- the wecB gene encoding non-hydrolyzing UDP-N-acetylglucosamine 2-epimerase — translation MKKVMVIYGTRPEAVKMAPLIRALEASEVLTPIVVSTGQHREMLDQVNKWFGITPDLDLGVFKAGQSLTELASRILDKLPEVLRDAQPDAVVVQGDTTTVAVGAIACFYHEIPVVHLEAGLRSGNLFSPFPEEANRRLAGQVTSLHLAPTTTSRDNLLREGIDPATIAVVGNTVIDALNWSAGESVEFEDERLAEASSAGRRMVLLTTHRRENWGEPMGDIGAAIAELARRYPETLFVFPAHKNPVVRDVLYPLLEGLENVVIVEPLDYPEFVHAQKWATLILTDSGGVQEEAPSFGKPVLVLRENTERPEAVVAGTVKLIGTDRQRIVDEAVRLLDDRAAYDAMSHAVNPYGDGNAAERSAAAIAQLLEVGERLPDFAG, via the coding sequence TTGAAGAAGGTCATGGTCATCTACGGCACCCGTCCTGAGGCGGTGAAGATGGCTCCGCTGATCCGGGCCCTCGAAGCGTCTGAGGTGCTGACGCCCATCGTCGTGAGCACCGGGCAGCACCGCGAGATGCTCGACCAGGTCAACAAGTGGTTCGGCATCACGCCCGACCTCGACCTGGGCGTCTTCAAGGCCGGCCAGTCGCTGACGGAGCTGGCTTCCCGCATCCTCGACAAGCTGCCGGAGGTGCTCCGCGACGCTCAGCCCGATGCGGTCGTCGTGCAGGGCGACACCACGACGGTCGCCGTCGGCGCGATCGCGTGCTTCTATCACGAGATCCCCGTGGTGCACCTCGAGGCGGGCCTGCGGTCGGGGAACCTGTTCTCTCCGTTCCCGGAGGAGGCCAACCGTCGACTCGCGGGCCAGGTGACGTCGCTGCACCTCGCGCCGACCACCACGTCGCGCGACAACCTCCTGCGGGAGGGGATCGATCCGGCCACGATCGCAGTGGTGGGCAACACCGTCATCGACGCCCTCAACTGGTCGGCGGGGGAGTCGGTGGAGTTCGAGGACGAGCGGCTCGCCGAGGCGTCCTCCGCCGGGCGTCGGATGGTCCTGCTGACGACCCACCGCCGGGAGAACTGGGGCGAGCCGATGGGCGACATCGGCGCCGCGATCGCGGAGCTGGCCCGACGCTACCCCGAGACGCTGTTCGTGTTCCCGGCCCATAAGAACCCCGTCGTGCGCGACGTGTTGTACCCGCTGTTGGAGGGGCTGGAGAACGTGGTCATCGTCGAGCCGCTCGACTATCCCGAGTTCGTGCACGCCCAGAAGTGGGCCACCCTCATCCTGACCGACTCGGGCGGCGTCCAGGAGGAGGCGCCGAGCTTCGGTAAGCCGGTCCTGGTGCTGCGGGAGAACACCGAGCGCCCCGAGGCTGTGGTGGCCGGCACGGTGAAGCTCATCGGCACCGATCGGCAGCGGATCGTCGACGAGGCGGTGCGCCTACTCGACGACCGGGCGGCCTACGACGCGATGAGCCACGCGGTCAACCCGTACGGTGACGGCAACGCCGCCGAACGCAGCGCGGCCGCGATCGCCCAGCTGCTCGAGGTCGGTGAACGGCTCCCCGACTTCGCCGGGTAG
- a CDS encoding ABC transporter ATP-binding protein has product MISLSASDPHFLERDPGAAEPVADASVDPSITHVDPAIIVDDLHITYKVNLERKNSLKNALVKGMKGEKVNYREVRALRGVTFDVPKGQCTGVIGANGAGKSTLMRAVAGILPPTKGRIEIDGKVSTLLALGVGFNTALTGRENVVLGGLAAGLTRAEVKAKFDEIAAFADLGDFIDMPMRTYSSGMFSRLAFSVSVHMEPDILIIDEALSAGDAKFKERAGQKMSELMGTAGTMLLVSHALGTIQELSDEVIWLHKGRLIKRGEPKEICDAYLEFLKVGDDSIVMEDF; this is encoded by the coding sequence GTGATTTCGCTGTCCGCCTCTGATCCCCACTTCCTGGAGCGCGACCCCGGTGCCGCCGAGCCTGTGGCCGACGCCTCCGTCGACCCCTCGATCACGCACGTCGATCCGGCCATCATCGTCGACGACCTCCACATCACGTACAAGGTCAACCTCGAACGCAAGAACTCCCTGAAGAACGCCCTGGTCAAGGGCATGAAGGGCGAGAAGGTCAACTACCGCGAGGTCCGCGCCCTGCGGGGCGTGACCTTCGACGTGCCCAAGGGCCAGTGCACGGGTGTCATCGGCGCCAACGGGGCAGGCAAGTCGACGCTCATGCGCGCGGTGGCCGGCATCCTCCCGCCGACGAAGGGCCGCATCGAGATCGACGGGAAGGTCTCCACCCTCCTGGCGCTCGGCGTCGGGTTCAACACCGCCCTGACCGGCCGCGAGAACGTGGTGCTCGGCGGCCTCGCGGCCGGGCTGACGCGGGCCGAGGTGAAGGCGAAGTTCGACGAGATCGCCGCGTTCGCCGACCTCGGCGACTTCATCGACATGCCCATGCGCACCTACTCCTCGGGCATGTTCTCCCGGCTGGCCTTCTCGGTGTCGGTGCACATGGAGCCCGACATCCTCATCATCGACGAGGCCCTCTCGGCAGGTGACGCCAAGTTCAAGGAGCGCGCGGGCCAGAAGATGAGCGAGCTGATGGGTACGGCCGGCACGATGCTGCTCGTCTCCCACGCCCTTGGCACCATCCAGGAGCTCTCCGACGAGGTGATCTGGCTGCACAAGGGCCGGCTCATCAAGCGGGGGGAGCCCAAGGAGATCTGCGACGCCTACCTCGAATTCCTCAAGGTCGGCGACGACTCGATTGTCATGGAGGACTTCTGA
- a CDS encoding DUF1801 domain-containing protein, with amino-acid sequence MPERRKAQGQELLSLFASETGAHPQMWGPSIVGFGHVRYTYATGRSGEMPRVGFSPRKAALSLYGLTLYGSNEDLLERLGKHRVGKGCLYINKLDDIDLDVLRQLIRRGWAGSTENFSDTHDGTRIEALDGS; translated from the coding sequence TTGCCCGAGCGGCGCAAAGCACAGGGGCAGGAGCTGTTGAGCCTCTTCGCGTCGGAGACCGGCGCGCACCCCCAGATGTGGGGCCCGTCCATCGTCGGTTTCGGGCACGTCCGGTACACCTACGCCACAGGCCGTTCCGGGGAGATGCCGCGCGTCGGGTTCAGCCCGCGCAAGGCGGCCCTCAGCCTCTACGGGCTCACGCTCTACGGCAGCAACGAAGACCTGCTCGAGCGGCTCGGCAAGCACAGGGTGGGCAAGGGCTGCCTGTACATCAACAAGCTCGATGACATCGACCTCGACGTGCTTCGTCAGCTCATCCGGCGGGGGTGGGCGGGGTCGACGGAGAACTTCTCCGACACCCACGACGGCACCCGGATCGAGGCCCTCGACGGTAGCTGA
- a CDS encoding IS110 family transposase, with the protein MTIVADIYPYVVGVDTHARSHTFAILSRGRLVDTQTFPTNQAGLARAVDWIGRRTAGEISDTVVSAEGTSSYGAQLAGMLAEHGYRVVEAPTPHRGRDGKTDALDAQRAARGVIDLEDTALRDHRRHGDLRDAIAALSTLRAHYTDQRTALINMLTALLRVTDLGIDARGPLTATQITQIAGWRPRREPEPLHIQRQIAIAHARDIGDLDRRLAANKSQLADLTARHSPQLLDIYGVGPVSAAVIIAAWSHPGRVRSEAAFAKLAGVCPIPASSGNTTRHRLNRGGDRRLNWALHQIITTRLSHDPRTKAYVARREAEGKTPKEIRRCLKRYLARQIYRTLTAPLDNT; encoded by the coding sequence ATGACCATCGTTGCAGACATCTATCCCTATGTCGTGGGCGTCGACACCCACGCGCGATCTCACACGTTCGCGATCCTGAGCCGCGGGCGGCTGGTCGACACGCAAACGTTCCCGACCAACCAAGCCGGACTCGCACGGGCGGTCGACTGGATCGGTCGCCGCACCGCAGGCGAGATCAGTGACACCGTGGTCTCGGCCGAAGGGACCTCCAGCTACGGGGCGCAGCTGGCGGGCATGTTGGCCGAGCACGGTTACCGGGTGGTCGAGGCCCCCACCCCCCACCGGGGACGTGACGGGAAAACCGACGCCCTCGATGCGCAGCGCGCCGCCCGCGGCGTGATCGACCTCGAGGACACCGCGTTGCGTGACCACCGCCGTCACGGTGACCTACGTGACGCGATCGCCGCGTTGAGCACGCTGCGTGCGCATTACACCGATCAGCGCACCGCGCTGATCAACATGCTCACCGCTCTGCTGCGGGTCACTGACCTGGGTATCGACGCCCGCGGCCCTCTCACCGCCACCCAGATCACCCAGATCGCCGGCTGGCGGCCCCGCCGCGAACCGGAACCGCTCCACATCCAACGCCAGATCGCCATCGCCCACGCCCGCGACATCGGCGACCTCGACCGTCGTCTGGCGGCCAACAAGAGCCAACTCGCTGACCTGACCGCCCGTCACAGCCCCCAGCTGCTCGACATCTACGGCGTCGGCCCAGTGAGCGCTGCGGTGATCATCGCCGCCTGGTCCCACCCCGGCCGGGTACGGTCCGAGGCGGCGTTCGCGAAACTCGCCGGTGTCTGCCCGATCCCCGCGTCCTCGGGTAACACCACCAGACACCGCCTCAACCGCGGCGGAGACCGACGACTCAACTGGGCACTGCACCAAATCATCACTACCCGCCTGTCCCACGACCCCCGCACGAAGGCCTACGTCGCCAGACGCGAAGCCGAAGGCAAAACCCCCAAAGAAATCCGACGCTGCCTCAAGCGCTACCTCGCCAGACAGATCTACCGAACCCTCACCGCACCACTTGACAACACATAG
- a CDS encoding ABC transporter permease translates to MAKVAEKPTRRVYTPHKAGLPPLGDYFGELWRRLDFAKELSDTNMRAANTNTVLGQAWLVVNPLLLAVVYYLLIVIVGRGQGADFGQITGGLFLYFFMSGVVTACATSVTNAGSLILNMNFPKYLLILSNLYLALRRFVPTLVVYAIIHVAYQKPITWHLLWVPVVIMLMSLFAAGLGAMTATWHVYFRDTAQFLPYFIRIWMYISPVLYSAEFFLEHFGDRTIGQVAQYVNPLFGLFGVWSDALNGNPVQGKFIALAVGWSLGVFLIGSIYFISRERDFAVRL, encoded by the coding sequence GTGGCCAAGGTAGCTGAGAAGCCCACCCGCCGGGTGTACACCCCGCACAAGGCTGGGCTCCCGCCTCTGGGCGATTACTTCGGGGAACTGTGGCGCCGGCTGGACTTCGCCAAGGAACTGAGCGACACCAACATGCGTGCCGCCAACACCAACACTGTGCTCGGCCAGGCCTGGCTGGTCGTCAACCCGCTCCTGCTCGCGGTGGTCTACTACCTGCTCATCGTCATCGTCGGCCGCGGCCAGGGCGCCGACTTCGGCCAGATCACCGGCGGGTTGTTCCTGTACTTCTTCATGTCGGGAGTCGTGACGGCGTGTGCGACGTCGGTGACCAACGCCGGGTCGCTCATCCTCAACATGAACTTCCCCAAGTACCTGCTGATCCTCTCGAACCTGTACCTCGCGCTTCGCCGCTTCGTCCCGACTTTGGTGGTGTACGCGATCATCCACGTGGCGTACCAGAAGCCGATCACCTGGCACCTGCTGTGGGTGCCGGTCGTCATCATGCTGATGAGTCTCTTCGCGGCCGGCCTCGGCGCGATGACGGCGACGTGGCACGTGTACTTCCGCGACACCGCACAGTTCCTGCCGTACTTCATCCGCATCTGGATGTACATCTCCCCGGTGCTGTACTCGGCGGAGTTCTTCCTCGAGCACTTCGGTGACCGGACCATCGGGCAGGTCGCCCAGTACGTCAACCCGTTGTTCGGACTGTTCGGGGTCTGGTCCGACGCCCTGAACGGCAACCCGGTGCAGGGCAAGTTCATCGCCCTGGCGGTGGGCTGGAGCCTCGGCGTCTTCCTCATCGGGTCGATCTACTTCATCTCGAGGGAGCGTGATTTCGCTGTCCGCCTCTGA